The Hydractinia symbiolongicarpus strain clone_291-10 chromosome 2, HSymV2.1, whole genome shotgun sequence genomic sequence ccgacttgcgcatcgaacgactaaatgcttatttatattttttttcctttgtttaaaaaagttcttcatgaagatagcaatgaatgaaaataattcgCAGGTTCTAGGATTTCAATTCGAGCCGGAAAGAACAGCGAATGATGAGCTAGTTCCGACTTTTCAAGACGTAGACGAACATAACATTGGAAACCTTGTTGCACTTACTCCTAAATGTGAGAGGATGCCCTCTGAAGTGtagaatgtttttgctgtcacgagacagactctcagtctttttcaggaatatttgagtaggtgtgcgatgattcgcacgtgtaaatcaagtaacgcgtgcgatgtaaaacgcacgtgcaaagaatgttacgcctgcgatacgggctccgaggttatttttgttgcgcattcattttgcggtagaaaagtgggggacgttttaaatcgtgaaccccaaacacgatgatcgagcgtctactggtatagcgactctctcaatcttaacttccttttctacatgtccgaaatagtatgcatgactatactgtcatttttatatttattgtttatttttcacaagcaaataggcaaaaatatgctttgttttcaaattaaaaaaaaatctttatccacgtggcttaaataaaacttcaaaattcattcaaaaagttcagctacactttaacaaaatttttacagaaaaaaatttataccgcccgtgggtttcggttttacaggcataaagaaaatatccattaaattcggacctgctatggtttccaattattttgtcaaatgaagaaattatctacaattaaatccatgataaaatgtctattccgcctgtaagtgcagttttgcagacttgcttcatccgtgctccgtcggcgttcacctccgcattagttaagaaccgcatggctggatttcttgtgtaagacctggttaccaacgacgaaggggccaggcaaaagagatttatgtctacgtagttcttttaactaagtcaggagtcggtgaattagctaggatggtcaggttggctatgaataggcttgctcgtggattaaaaggaccaggactattcaataatttctgagatctaaaagtgtccgaccaatacggaaatctatcggacgttttgtctgacgactgtccaaaaattatttcgagggctgccatcgcacgctacatCGCACgcgacaaaatggattttataggttgattttgaaaactcaatatttatttttcaggcgtgcgattaatcacacgcctgaaacgatttaggcgtgtgccagagcgtgcgcgtgcgatcgcacgcctctcctgaaaaagactggactctattaaatattttcaattacatggtataaaagtttctactccttcatgagtaattcttagatgcgagtgtgattgagtaatattgtaatatttttcagataaaaaatgtattacggaacacgaagaattccgagcggtggttttattgaagagtacgctgtgaccatctttggtggcactccatgacagagagtttcgaacgaccacctagttaccagcccctactcacctccttaacatccttttctttcctccgttcagatatttctctgacttttggtttttccttatacggaagatttttttttggatccttgagcagcgaaaaaaaaattttatcctgtttttttcgactgttgttagtggaattcacaacagcgcaccacgacattattctgcctctcaaccttactgaatgtgcgatctgagtctaatctctctgtggcgggacatctagtgaagaggaaactaatttttaattattgactggttgtctttagagtagctgaaacaactatgcaaccctaaggctaaagtcatattgaacttcaagttttattagcgaaagcttcttacttaggttcgtacataattagcacagtgtgtgtttaccttaaggtctagacacatctctcgccttcgattttttaattccatatgaataatttataaaaagcggtctttcacaattcagggggtaaaattaccataatttttaaacatataataaaatatcagccctggcccacgttttatctattttgggcagttcggcgcgctccaggtaaatacgtcacacgcgacatattatttcagcctcgctttagtgcctatcatccgccatccatataaacaatcgaagcgagagaccgcatgcttttttgtaaacaagaatgagatattgttcagttggtgtaaggaaagaaaacaaataattatttaattattttatagaaattagttccaaataagaattttttgtcaaaattttagttgatttttaatcggacagtacctttaaaaaacgaaattgtgcgtacaaatttttttatatatacttttttatgtatattttttttacattcaaagaaaaattttataaaattaaaatgattaaTTATTGGTAAAGTGAAATTTAATAACATTCTCTGTAGAaacaaaaaggaacaaaaagaaatttgatCTATGAAACGACTATTTAGAAATGTATGTAAACAACTGTACAGAgaacaaaaacattattttaaaaaatcagagGTTGAAAGAAAGCGCAGTAATCtaatattttttgatttgtcAATACAGGCGAAAACATAACTAAAACAACATAAAACGTTAAAGCAAACTATATATTTTTACGTTTTATTTAAATGCAAAAGCTTCATCAAGTCAAACAAAAACGATGCATAAAAATATTCTGCTTTTAAAAGCTGTTATTGtttacttttaaacaaaacataaagaCGCTACttggttttgttttctttaaacaacAAACCATATTCAAAGTTCTTTTTAAGGTTATCTAGGAAGGTAATAAACACTTTTCTATCCTTATTATACTGGAAAATATAGACCTCTGTCACTTGCATGGATCTCGTTGTTTTTTGTCCATACGCCGTGACCTCAATctatatttttcagaaatatagACCAACTAAACACTTAATAagctattatttttgttatgCATCTATTAAGAGAATGTTTAACATGCAAAAAAATCATAACCACATCCACTATATTTTCCTAAAAATGCTGCGATgctttaaacaaacttttttatcaCAAGACTTGTCTTCGAGAGAAAGTAAGACTCTTTTCTGCAAGAATTTGTGCGCATGTTAaagttttgtaaacattggtaaGTCTTATAAACTAAAGTTAGGTTGTTTTGATTTAGACCGATTCACGTAGTTATATACGTTGTAAAATGAAATTCTATTTAGATCATTGAAGAAATTTGAACTTTGTTATGGTTGCTACGATGACGAAGCAAAGTTTCGTTGTGGGGACTGCAAAGAACGATTGTATTGCAGCAAATTGTGTCAAAGAAGAGATTGGAAATTGCGACACAAGAAAATATGTCCTGGAAGACCTTCGTACAAAGGCACACTGAAAGATTCGGACAAGTCTAATATAGGTGTGGTTAGTATAGGCAAGTATTACTTTATTCTCGAAGAAAAAGCACGTGAATTGACTCGGAAAGAAGTAGTATATATCGTAAAGTCTTGTAAGCAACCTAACCTTGACATTCCACCATATCATAAAGAATATCAGGAGACATACCCTGACGAAAAAGAACATTACCATTTCCTAAAAGATGTTTTTTATCGTCAAATGTTAAATCATATAACCAACAAAGAAATAACTAGATGTAGAGAAAATTACAAGCGCCTATTGCCAGTCTCTATTCTCAGAGAAAGATTAAGTTATCCAAAAGAATTTTATCAAATATTTCGAAATACACCTGCAGCAAAAACAACCTTCGAATTTGGAAAGACGTATGTTTTCATCGGTCATGTGGACTTACTCGAGTGCCTGATGAGAGAATTTATTGGTAATGGTGATAAAGTAAATGTGTACGGATTTGAGCAGTCTGAAATATGTGTGGCGCGTTCCTTGATTATCTACGAAATGATGAAAATAAAGAAGGATGTTGATTCTATTCTGGAAGTTTGGTTTTCGACAGGCTGGAGTGAAAAAACATCAGAAGATTTTCACAGCGCATGTGGAAATGTAGTCACGTCAAGTCAACCACAAGAAGTGAGGGATTTGATAGATCATTGGAAAGTTACTTATTTATCGTTGAATAAAGCAAGACTAAAATGGAAGCAGGGCTATTTAACAAGAAAGTCACTCAATGCGATCGCGAATCTCATTAAAAAGCAAGATAGCGTTGAATTTTGTCGATACCAATTAACTGGTCAAATATTGGTCAATTGGATTTGCAAATCTATGGTAATGTCACAATGTTTTCGCTCACCCCGGTTTTTGAAGAATATCTTCTTTCAGTAGCAT encodes the following:
- the LOC130629637 gene encoding uncharacterized protein LOC130629637 codes for the protein MQDNATRRSLKKFELCYGCYDDEAKFRCGDCKERLYCSKLCQRRDWKLRHKKICPGRPSYKGTLKDSDKSNIGVVSIGKYYFILEEKARELTRKEVVYIVKSCKQPNLDIPPYHKEYQETYPDEKEHYHFLKDVFYRQMLNHITNKEITRCRENYKRLLPVSILRERLSYPKEFYQIFRNTPAAKTTFEFGKTYVFIGHVDLLECLMREFIGNGDKVNVYGFEQSEICVARSLIIYEMMKIKKDVDSILEVWFSTGWSEKTSEDFHSACGNVVTSSQPQEVRDLIDHWKVTYLSLNKARLKWKQGYLTRKSLNAIANLIKKQDSVEFCRYQLTGQILVNWICKSMVMSQCFRSPRFLKNIFFQ